In the Granulosicoccus antarcticus IMCC3135 genome, CCGGCAGGACCAGACTTTCATATCCACCCCAGCTGACACCAATACCAAAATGCTCGAGTGCGTTAACAAATTCGCGCAGTTGTTCATTATCGCAGGGATGGAAAATGACGCCAAACAGTCCGGCAGAACCCGTACAGTCCCGCTTCCAGAATTCATGGCCAGGGCAATCTGGCAGGGCCGGGTGCAGCAATCGTTTCACTTGCGGCTGTTCTGCCAACCACTGTGCCATTTCAAGTCCGGAGGCTTGCGCTGCCTGTATACGCATTTTCAAGGTACGCAGACCCCGCAACGCCAGATAGACCTCCTGAGCCCCGGTCTTGTCACCGATGGCCATGACGTAGCGTCGCAGCCGCTCGTGCATGTTGGCATCGCCTGAAGCGATAACACCCATCATGCAGTCAGAGTGGCCACTGATGTATTTTGAAGCCGAATAGACCAGCACATCAACACCCAGATCCAGCGGTTGGCAAAACACCGGTGTCGCCCAGGTGCCATCCAGCACGCTCCACACACCTGCATGGCGGGCGACTTCTGTGATGCCAGTGATATCCGGGAATTCGAAAGTGCCGGATCCTGGTGCCTCGAACATGATGAGTATTGTCTCAGGGCGAAACAGGCTCTCGATCGCGGTACCGATCATCGGATCGAAGTATTCGACGGTCACGTTCATTCTGCTCAGGACCGTGTCGCAGAAGGCGCGCGTATTGCCATAGACATGATCGGCAACCAGTACGTGATCGCCGGGTTTGAGTAGTGCCAATAAGGTGAGACTGATGGCCGCGACACCCGATGAGGTCAGCGTGACACCGGCAGCATGTTCAAGGGTGGCAAGCATTAGCTCAAGCTCGAAGCTTGCCGTGTTTCCATAGCGGCCATAATACTGAACGCCTGTCTGGTAGCGATGATCACGAGCCTGTTCAAAGGCCTCGATCGAGTCAAACACGACGGTTGAACCCAGTTCGATAGGCAAGTTGACTTGCCGGGTTTGCAAGGGCTGAGGCCGACCGGCCTGCACCAGTGTGTTATCAATGGATGTAGTGTGTTTTGACACGATTAATAGTGATCGTCTGGAGACAACTTCAGAGTGACATTGATTATACTATGTGTCAATATATGAAATGCACGTTCCATATAGCGATACGGTGACAGTCATGAAAAAAATAGCAGGAAGGTTGACCGCCAGTCATTGGGGTGTGGGTGTTGTCAATGTCGAGAAGGGGCGCATAATCTCTGTGGATTCTCATCCGCAAGATCCCAAGGGCTCTGCCATCAACGGCAATATAGCGGGCAGTCTGCATGGCCGTGCACGCGTATTGCGCCCAGCTGTGCGCCAGGGATGGTTGGAGAACGGGCCGGGTCATCGCGGCGTGGAGCGCGGCAAGGATCGTTTTATTGAAGTTGATTGGGATCAGGCACTGGATCTGGTCGCGAATGAATTGAAGCGGGTACGAGTTGATCATGGCAATGAAGCGATATTCGCCGGCTCCTACGGTTGGTCCAGTGCCGGGCGGTTTCACCACGCCCAAAGCCAGCTCAAGCGTTTCCTGAATACTCAAGGCGGCTTTGTTCGCTCGGAAGGTAACTACAGTTACAATGCAGCTCTGGTGCTGATGCCCCATATTGTCGGCCACTATCGCCAGCATGTAGTACAGGCAACACGTTGGTCCGTGGTAGCCAGGCACACCAAGCTGGTTGTCTTGTTCGGTGGTGTGGCTGAGCGCAATACGCAAGTGAGTGATGGTGGCGTCTCCCGGCACAAGACGGCTGACAATCTGAACGCTTGCGCCAAGGCTGGGGTTCGCTTTGTCAATATCAGTCCCTTGCGCGGTGATTGCATGGAGACATTGGAGGCGCAGTGGCTTCCGCCACGACCCGGCACCGATACCGCTGTCATGCTGGGGCTTGCCCATACGCTGTACACAGAAGACTTGTACGATCGCGCCTTCATCAAATCTCACACCGTCGGCTTTGATAAATTCCTGCGTTACCTGTCGGGCCAGGAAGATGGTGTGGCTAAAACCGCTGAGTGGGCGGCGCAAATCAGTGGTCTGGAGGCAGACACTATCCGTGAGCTGGCCCGTGAAATGGCCAGTAAACGCACCATGCTCAGTACGGCTGCCGGTGTGCAGCGTACCGATTATGGCGAGCAGGTGTTGTGGATGACGGTGACACTGGCATCCATGCTGGGGCAGATCGGCCTGCCCGGCGGCGGCTACACCATCGGTTATGGCGTCAACGCCAATATCGGTAATACCGAGCGCCTGTTTCGCTGGGCAACGTTGCCGCAAGGCAAGAACCCGGTCGAGAACTTCATCCCGGTGGCCATGATCAGTGAGATGCTGCTCAAGCCAGGCACCCAGTATCCCTATAACGGTCAGCAACGGACATTTCCGGACATCAAGATGGTCTGGTGGGCGGGCGGCAATCCTTTTCACCATCACCAGGATTTGAATCGACTGCATCAGGCGTTTCAGCGTCCGGATACCATCATTGTCAACGAGTTCAACTGGGCCTCGACGGCGCGGCATGCCGATATCGTCTTGCCGGTGGCAGCCCCCCAGGAGCGTTGTGATTTTGGAGCAGGCAAGTCCGATGATGGCTTGGTACCCATGCCCGCCCATGTGCAACCGGCGGGTCAGGCCCGCACCGAATACGATATCTATTGTGATTTGTCCGAACGCCTGGGGAGTCTGGCTGAATTTTCTGAAGGTCGCGATGGGGATCAGTGGCTTCGAGTGCTCTGGGAGCAAACGCAACAAGCCGCTGAGCAGGCGCAGGTCGAGCTACCTGATTGGGATACCTTTATAGCTGGCGATATGCTGCAAATACCGGATCCATCACCCGATCAGGTGTTTCTGGCGGACTACCGCGCCGATCCGG is a window encoding:
- the metC gene encoding cystathionine beta-lyase, with translation MSKHTTSIDNTLVQAGRPQPLQTRQVNLPIELGSTVVFDSIEAFEQARDHRYQTGVQYYGRYGNTASFELELMLATLEHAAGVTLTSSGVAAISLTLLALLKPGDHVLVADHVYGNTRAFCDTVLSRMNVTVEYFDPMIGTAIESLFRPETILIMFEAPGSGTFEFPDITGITEVARHAGVWSVLDGTWATPVFCQPLDLGVDVLVYSASKYISGHSDCMMGVIASGDANMHERLRRYVMAIGDKTGAQEVYLALRGLRTLKMRIQAAQASGLEMAQWLAEQPQVKRLLHPALPDCPGHEFWKRDCTGSAGLFGVIFHPCDNEQLREFVNALEHFGIGVSWGGYESLVLPVTPVRTAKSWDEPGKLVRFNIGFEDTDSLKADLLEALPLLNSSN
- a CDS encoding molybdopterin-dependent oxidoreductase, yielding MKKIAGRLTASHWGVGVVNVEKGRIISVDSHPQDPKGSAINGNIAGSLHGRARVLRPAVRQGWLENGPGHRGVERGKDRFIEVDWDQALDLVANELKRVRVDHGNEAIFAGSYGWSSAGRFHHAQSQLKRFLNTQGGFVRSEGNYSYNAALVLMPHIVGHYRQHVVQATRWSVVARHTKLVVLFGGVAERNTQVSDGGVSRHKTADNLNACAKAGVRFVNISPLRGDCMETLEAQWLPPRPGTDTAVMLGLAHTLYTEDLYDRAFIKSHTVGFDKFLRYLSGQEDGVAKTAEWAAQISGLEADTIRELAREMASKRTMLSTAAGVQRTDYGEQVLWMTVTLASMLGQIGLPGGGYTIGYGVNANIGNTERLFRWATLPQGKNPVENFIPVAMISEMLLKPGTQYPYNGQQRTFPDIKMVWWAGGNPFHHHQDLNRLHQAFQRPDTIIVNEFNWASTARHADIVLPVAAPQERCDFGAGKSDDGLVPMPAHVQPAGQARTEYDIYCDLSERLGSLAEFSEGRDGDQWLRVLWEQTQQAAEQAQVELPDWDTFIAGDMLQIPDPSPDQVFLADYRADPDAHPLPTPSGKIELYSEAIAGFGLDDCPGHATWFEVRDQQRPGHERYPLFMLSGQPKTRLHSQLDNGDYSKQYKIKDREPVLVHPQDAAPRNLQDGDVVELYNERGRCLAGVRITDDIRQGCIFLWTGAWHDPDYSTASHRDRHGNPNVLTHDERTSSLAQGPAAHSTQVQMQRFDDPLPTVTVHEAPEFASLP